One genomic segment of Hordeum vulgare subsp. vulgare chromosome 2H, MorexV3_pseudomolecules_assembly, whole genome shotgun sequence includes these proteins:
- the LOC123429776 gene encoding uncharacterized protein LOC123429776 translates to MLPPQLPGPAGHLPLALAVTASFAVSCRGRSPRRRRAKPKRIVFPPPPLRRLVSSSLRRLLPRPRPLGGRWPGRRGRRKAPAEDVVLLVLSLALGDRLAVLAEAWRASGLGQALGIWAAVWGRARRRRKTMGGLRRLAALLLGIAFCALASHFRGAAFLEGLRKTGGGRKLARIFLH, encoded by the coding sequence ATGCTCCCGCCGCAACTCCCCGGACCCGCCGGGCACCTCCCGCTCGCCCTTGCCGTCACCGCCTCCTTCGCCGTCAGCTGCAGAGGCCgctccccccgccgccgccgagcgAAGCCCAAGCGCATCGTGTTCCCGCCCCCGCCGCTCCGCCGCCTGGTCTCCTCCTCCCTTCGCCGCCTCCTCCCGCGCCCGCGCCCTCTCGGTGGCCGATGGCCCGGGCGAAGGGGGAGGCGGAAGGCGCCCGCCGAGGACGTCGTGCTGCTCGTCCTCTCCCTGGCCCTGGGCGACAGGCTCGCCGTCCTCGCGGAGGCCTGGCGCGCGTCGGGCCTGGGCCAGGCGCTCGGCATCTGGGCGGCGGTGTGGGggcgggcgaggaggaggaggaagacgatgggcGGGCTCCGGAGGCTCGCGGCGCTGCTGCTCGGGATCGCGTTCTGCGCGCTCGCGTCGCATTTCAGAGGGGCGGCGTTCTTGGAAGGCCTCCGGAAGACGGGCGGCGGCCGGAAATTGGCGCGGATTTTCCTGCACTGA
- the LOC123425499 gene encoding SUMO-activating enzyme subunit 2 — protein sequence MAAAAAAPAPASSEEAIKAAKVLMVGAGGIGCELLKTLALSGFSDIHVIDLDTIEVSNLNRQFLFRKSHVGQSKAHVARDAILKFRPNINIKSHHANVKDAKFNVDFFKQFNVVLNGLDNLDARRHVNRLCLAAEVPLVESGTTGFLGQVTVHVKGKTECYECQPKPVPKSYPVCTITSTPSKFVHCIVWAKELLFAKLFGDKNQDNDLNVHSKDGSSSKLDVFERDVDEDLDQYAQRIYDHVFGYNIEVALENEETWKNRRRPNPVYIRDTLPDAVKQNGSSQDCSNDHEEPSAMASLGLTNPQEIWTLAENSRVLLEAFKLFFEKREKEIGNLVFDKDDQLAVEFVTAAANIRAHSFGIPLHSLFEAKGVAGNIVHAVATTNAIIAGLIVIEAIKVLRNDYKNYRMTYCLEHPTRKLLLLPVEPFEPNKSCYVCSETPLLLDVNTKVTKLKEVIDKIIKSKLGMNLPLVMIGSTLVFEDGDGLEEDEAANYALNLEKVLAELPAPVINGTKITVEDFQQELSCSINIKHREEFDEEKEPDGMVLSGWSAPVEKQINSNGENKSAASSSSVHATDDTAEDPSKPGMKRKLDELLETKEKCDASSSAQVVEDDEDCTMLDGNPALIKKKRLQ from the exons atggctgccgccgccgccgcccccgcccccgcctccTCGGAGGAGGCCATCAAG GCGGCGAAGGTTCTCATGGTCGGGGCTGGAGGCATCGGGTGCGAGCTCCTCAAGACCCTCGCTCTCTCCGGCTTCAGCGACATCCACGTC ATTGACTTGGACACAATTGAGGTCAGCAATCTGAACAGACAGTTTTTGTTTCGGAAGAGTCACGTTGGACAGTCAAAAGCCCAT GTTGCTCGTGATGCTATTCTGAAATTTAGgccaaatatcaatataaaatcaCACCATGCAAATGTTAAGGATGCCAAGTTCAATGTTGACTTTTTCAAGCAGTTTAATGTAGTTTTGAATGGCCTTGATAACTTGGATGCTAGACGACATGTGAATCGCCTCTGCCTTGCTGCTGAAGTTCCGTTGGTTGAAAGTGGGACCACTGGGTTTCTCGGACAG GTTACGGTTCATGTCAAAGGTAAAACAGAGTGCTATGAATGCCAACCTAAGCCTGTCCCAAAATCATATCCAGTCTGCACAATTACAAGCACTCCATCAAAG TTTGTGCACTGCATTGTTTGGGCAAAGGAGCTTCTATTTGCTAAGCTGTTTGGTGATAAGAACCAAGATAATGACCTTAATGTGCATTCAAAAGATGGCAGCAGTTCAAAATTAGATGTATTTGAaagggatgttgatgaagatcttgATCAGTATGCTCAGAGGATTTATGATCATGTATTTGGTTATAATATCGAAGTTGCCTTAGAGAATGAGGAAACCTGGAAGAACCGGAGAAGACCAAATCCAGTGTACATTAGAGACACATTACCTGATGCAGTAAAGCAAAATGGTAGCTCACAGGACTGCAGTAATGATCATGAAGAACCTTCTGCTATGGCATCTTTAGGCCTTACCAATCCTCAAGAGATATGGACTCTGGCTGAGAATTCAAGAGTGCTTTTGGAGGCTTTTAAATTGTTTtttgagaaaagagagaag GAAATAGGGAACTTAGTTTTTGACAAGGATGACCagttagcagttgagtttgttaCTGCTGCAGCAAATATCAGAGCTCACTCTTTTGGTATACCACTACATAGCCTATTTGAAGCTAAAGGTGTTGCTGGAAACATAGTTCATGCTGTGGCAACAACAAATGCTATAATAGCTGGTCTCATTGTTATTGAAGCAATCAAAGTTCTCCGGAATGATTACAAGAACTACAG AATGACATATTGTCTTGAACATCCTACAAGGAAGTTGCTTCTGCTGCCTGTAGAACCTTTTGAACCTAATAAATCATGCTATGTCTGCTCTGAG ACCCCTCTTCTGCTGGACGTTAACACTAAGGTCACAAAGCTTAAGGAGGTTATTGACAAGATTATAAAAAGCAAACTTGGAATGAACCTACCATTGGTAATGATTGGCTCTACGCTTGTTTTTGAGGATGGCGATGGCTTAGAGGAAGACGAGGCTGCAAACTATGCTTTAAACCTTGAGAAG GTCTTGGCTGAACTGCCAGCTCCAGTTATTAATGGCACAAAGATCACTGTTGAGGATTTCCAGCAGGAGTTGTCATGCAGCATTAACATCAAGCACAG GGAAGAGTTTGACGAGGAGAAAGAGCCTGACGGAATGGTTTTATCTGGATGGTCTGCTCCGGTGGAGAAGCAGATTAATAGTAATGGGGAAAACAAATCGGCAGCTTCTTCATCCAGTGTGCATGCCACTGATGACACTGCAGAGGATCCATCTAAACCTGGGATGAAGCGCAAACTGGATGAACTGTTGGAAACAAAGGAAAAATGTGATGCATCCAGTAGTGCTCAGGTTGTCGAAGATGACGAAGATTGTACGATGCTTGACGGGAACCCGGCGTTAATCAAGAAAAAGAGATTGCAATAG